A window of Dromiciops gliroides isolate mDroGli1 chromosome X, mDroGli1.pri, whole genome shotgun sequence contains these coding sequences:
- the LOC122733951 gene encoding zinc finger protein ZIC 4-like, producing the protein MPEFVRHILGEHVGGAEQALHECHWLGCPRQDQPFKARYKLVNHIRVHTGEKPFVCSFPGCKRMFSRSENLKIHSRFHTGEKPFKCEFEGCNKRFANSSDRKKHALVHSTDKPYRCSVQDCQKAYSHPSSLRKHRKIHWASLKVAPATDATATIATDEGPSSSSSASSPRPSTSEIQEETAPATTRPRELAPRKIARSQELLILTPLLSLAASQGACNHYQ; encoded by the exons ATGCCCGAGTTTGTGAGACACATCCTCGGGGAACACGTCGGAGGAGCCGAGCAGGCCCTTCACGAGTGCCACTGGTTGGGCTGTCCTCGCCAGGACCAGCCCTTTAAGGCCAGGTACAAACTGGTCAACCACATCCGTGTGCACACAGGGGAGAAACCCTTCGTGTGCTCCTTCCCGGGGTGCAAGAGAATGTTTTCCAGGTCGGAGAATTTGAAGATTCATAGCCGGTTCCACACAG GCGAAAAGCCGTTCAAGTGTGAATTCGAAGGCTGTAATAAGCGATTTGCCAATAGCAGTGACAGAAAGAAGCATGCTCTCGTGCACTCCACAGACAAGCCATACCGTTGCAGTGTCCAGGACTGCCAGAAAGCCTACAGCCACCCCAGCTCCCTGCGCAAGCATCGGAAGATACACTGGGCTAGCCTCAAGGTGGCCCCCGCTACAGACGCCACTGCCACCATCGCCACAGACGAAGGGCCTAGCAGTTCCAGTTCAGCCTCCTCTCCTAGGCCCAGCACCTCTGAGATCCAGGAGGAGACAGCCCCCGCCACTACTAGGCCTAGAGAACTTGCTCCCCGAAAGATTGCCCGCTCTCAG GAGCTCCTTATATTGACCCCTCTACTGTCCCTAGCAGCTTCCCAAGGAGCCTGCAACCATTACCAGTAG